TAAAATTTCTGTTCGATATTGGCTTTATCTTCAGTGCTTTCAATCTTCACGGTGACAGGTTCATTGAGCATGTCTCGCGCCATTTCTTCAATTGGCGCAGGGAACGTTGCACTAAACATCAGGTTTTGACGCTGCATTGGCATATAGCGCTCTATGGTTTCTAGTGCTTCAGAAAAGCCCATTTCTAGCATTCGGTCCGCTTCATCCAAAACAAACTGTGTTAGGTTGTCTAAATTCAAACGCCCCTTGTCCAAGTGGTCTAATACACGCCCCGGCGTACCGACAATGATGTGAGCTCCGTGCTCTAGCGAGCCAATTTGTGGACCAATCGCCACACCACCACACAATGTTAGGATCTTGATGTTGTGAATACCACGGGCAAAACGACGCAATTCACTGGCCACTTGATCCGCTAGTTCACGAGTTGGACACAACACTAACGACTGCACACGAAAACGCTTTACGTTCAAATGGTTTAGAAGACCCAAACCAAATGCTGCCGTTTTACCCGAGCCTGTTTTCGCCTGTGCCAACACGTCTTTCCCCGCCAAAATATGCGGTAAAGATTGGGCTTGAATTGGTGTCATTGAGGTAAAACCTAAATCATCAAGCGTACTGAGCAGTGAAGGCTTAAGTGCGAGAGAACGAAAATCAGTCTTGGTTTGCAAAATTTTTCCCATGGCCAGAAACTGGCGGATAACAAAATTGAAAGGCGCGATTGTAGCAGTTGCGCACGGTACTGGGTATCACTAAATAGCTGTTCCTAAATGTAAGTCATTTAGGCAAATGCTCAACGCAGACTCGCTTAAAACCATCCATGGAGCTTCTTTTTGCCATCCTTAGCAAAGAGGGGCTGCTTATCAGCATCCGCCTGATGAGTAAAGCCGGATCGTAATTAGGAACAGTTATTATCTTTAATTCACCATTTCCACTGGGCTGTCAGATGTTTTTATTTAATTCTGGAGCCATATCATATATTCAAATTACCACTGAGATTGTGCCCTAGCCTAACGTCGGTATAGTGATAGCGCTGCGTAAGACAGCACTACAAAAAACAATGGCTAGGAACATTCTATATGAAATATGCTCTTTCGGGTGTCGCGTTGGCGCTACTCATCAGCACAACTGTGTCTGCAGAAACCCAAAAACCAGACCATTTTATTGGTCAAATTTCAAAAATCGACCTTAATCGAACGGCTATCGGAGCCGATCGTCAAATGATTCGCGCCGAGCGCTTAACCTTTAACCAGTTCACTAACTGTGAACATATGACAACCAACATGACCCCCGACTCCGTTGGCATGTCGATAAAAGAGTATAAACAGTTTTTGCAAAAGACGTGGGAGCTAGCACAGAACGAAGAGTTCTTTTACATCAAAACCACTTCTTGTGATGGGCCTGCCACCGATTTAATTACTCAAATTACACCATGTACCGCCGACCTCTGTGGCGCCGAGTATGTTTCTGACCATAGCATCAAATGGTTTAACAGCGAATTGGATCCTAGCTATAAAAGCTCTGCGGCGATTGGGATAAAAACACCACTCCCTTATGATAAAAAGAAAAAGCAGTGGCACGTGGTCGGTTATTATGTCAAAGATGGGAAACTGTCCAAACATAAAGCGATCGATGGTTATACCAGCAAAGAAAAGCTAACCACGCTTAGCTTTGTAGGTAAACAAACGACCTATTTTCGTAGTGGCGAAGTTAAAAAAATCAGCCATTACAACAATAAAGGTGAGTTAGATGGCGTAACAACTCACTACTTTACTAACGGTAAGGTTCATCAAACAGTTCATTACACTAATAATGTGGTTAATGGCGAGGTCAATACCTTTCATAAAAATGGCCGTCTAGAGAATAAAGAGTTCTTTATTCTTGGCAAACATAAAGATGGCGAGTGTAAACACTATGATGAAAACGGAAAACTGTCTCGTATCCATAGTTATAAAGACGGAAACTATGATGGTGAATATATTGATTATTTTCTAAATGGAAAGAAACAGACAGTAGCGACCTACCACATGGGCTCCCCATTAAAACGAACCACCTACTTCGACAATGGCAAAGTGAAAAGGACGTACGTTAAAACCGATAAAAAAACCATCTCCGAAGATTTTAATGCTCAGGGCATAAAAATACGCCGTCAAGTGGATATAAAAGTCAAAAATGGAACACAAATGGCTGAACGGGAGTTATGGTACGACGACGGTCAACCTCACACTACGGAATATTACGGGCCTGGTTTTAAAAAAAATGGCACCTTTAACGATTGGTTTAAAAATGGTCAACTGCGTTCTGAAGAAGTATTTATTAACGGTAAGCCTGTTTCAGAAAAAAGCTGGACCATCAAGGGAAAGCTTGTCAAGGAACACTACTATAAAGAAGGGAAATTGCACGGTACACAACGTCGCTGGGATGATAAATCTGGTCACTTGATCGAAGAAGAAAACTATCAGTTAGGCAAAAAAGATGGATTGCAACGAGAATGGAACAGAAATACGGGATTCTTAGTTGATGAAGTCACGTATAAAAACGGAACGCCTTCTTCGATTAACAAGACCTACGATGGTGAAACAGGCGAACTGCAACTGCTGCAATATATCGACGCCCGCGGTTTTCCATTAAAAACCTTGGTTAATGGTGAGGCCCCGGTAAAACGATATCACAAAGGTAAATTCGCATCAGAAAGCTGCGGTTACAGCACACTTTACGATCCAGAGGAAACCCGCCAAAAGGCAAAAAACAACGATGGTTACGCCCAGTTTCAAATAGGTAAGTTCTACCAAGGCTGTAATGCCGTAGAGCAAACTATGTCGTGGTATAAAAAAGCGGCGCAAAACAACGATCTTCATGCGATAGGTAAGTTAATTGAGATTTACCAATCTGGCGATGGTGCCTTTGCCTCAGTGAAAGACCGCAAAAAGGGTTGGCCGTATAAAGAACAAGCAGCTGAGTTAGGCTCAGTCGACTATCAACTTGATGTGGGGTTTGAATACCTTCCGCCTGACTTTGCCAACTATCTATTTGAAGATTGGAAACAGGACGGTTATGTCACCCCTAACCCAACCAAATCGTTAGGTTTATTTGAAAAGGCAGCCAAACAAGGTAGCGCTCGCGGCATCTTTGCAGCAGGTTTGATGCATCAATATGGTATTGGCACAACGGCATCTAAAGAAACGGCAAAGTCCTACTATTTGCTCTTACAAAAAGCAATGCCTGACTTTTCAGCAGAGCTGATTAAACAGTTAGAACAACAAAACTAAGAACATGCCCGCATCAAGCGGGCATTTTTTTAGGTTCAGTATGCGCTTTTTCGCAGAACGTATCTGTTTAGCAAAACGTATCGATGTAAAGCGCTTCCACTTTATCTCTAGCCCACTGGGTTCGGCGTAAAAACTTTAATGACGATTTGATCGATGGATCGTTATAAAAGCAATTCACATTAATTTCCGCATACAGACCGCGCCAGCCGTAATGTTCGACCAAGCGGGTTAGGATTTTTTCCAAAGTGAGACCATGGAGCGGATTGTTCGGTTGTGCTTGACTCATCGCCGGTGCCTTAAACTTGCGTTACGTAGTGACTAACATTATGACTAACATTTGATGTGCGCCACTTTAACCGAATTTTTCACGAAAGCCAGTGCTTCAAGCCGTAATGCACTTAAAATAGCACTAAATTTGCCCCAAGATACGCACCAGAAACTTCTGTTTTCATCTCACTGTGGTGGTCACCGAAGGTAGCGAAATCCACTTTTGAATAGCGATAAGCCGCAACGATTTCGATATCGGCGATATCAAAATTGATTGGAAACTTTAAGCCCGTTGAATAGTCTGTCGCTCCATTACCGCCAATTAAATGAGCAAAACCGCGCACATAACCGGTATGCGGCCCAACCACCAGCGACGCATAATAGTGCGGTTCAATCTCATTAAGGCTCTTACGTTGCGTAAGATTAAGGTGTCCAG
This genomic window from Vibrio tritonius contains:
- a CDS encoding VF530 family protein; amino-acid sequence: MSQAQPNNPLHGLTLEKILTRLVEHYGWRGLYAEINVNCFYNDPSIKSSLKFLRRTQWARDKVEALYIDTFC